Genomic segment of Xanthobacter dioxanivorans:
ATGTGCTTTGCCTGCGTGCCCGCGGTGGTGTTCGGCATCTGGCTGGAGGTCACCTACCAGGCGCCCTACTGGGTGCACCTCGTCACCACGCTGCCGCTGCTGCTCCTGACCTGCATTCCGCCCCTGCGGCCGCTGAAGGGCTGGCTGGTGGCGAGCCAGTATTTCTACAAGGCGGAGGAAGGGCGCCGCGTGATGGCGGGGGAGACCGCCCGGCCGGCAGAGAAATGAGCGCCCCGCGCTCTTGAGCAGATTCGGGCGAAGGGACCGGTTCGCGCCGGGACAATGCGCCGATGCAAAACAGAGGCGCTCTCCCGATTTTGGCGAGGCGGGGAAGCGTTCTAGCGCT
This window contains:
- a CDS encoding DUF983 domain-containing protein; translated protein: MTERIWPPLSPLQTGLRGRCPRCGEGHMFQGFLTLAPACDVCGLDFGFADPADGPAFFVMCFACVPAVVFGIWLEVTYQAPYWVHLVTTLPLLLLTCIPPLRPLKGWLVASQYFYKAEEGRRVMAGETARPAEK